The Pseudomonas entomophila genome segment GCTGTTACTGCCACAACCGGGCACAAGCCATCAGCCAGCGGGTCGAGGACGTTTTCGATACCGTGCAGTTGCTGCTCGACCAGAACCTCAATCACCGCTACCTGCTACAGGTCGCCCGGCACACCCACGTACTGGAGCTGCTGCCTGGGCAGGTGACGCTGGCCACCCTCGACGAGCATGGCGCGCTGCTCGACACGCTCGGCGAGGAACGCAACAGCTACAGCCCATTGCACTTGGATGCCAATGCGCTGCAGGACTACGACCTGCCGCTGGTGCTCGGCCAGGGCCAGCCCCAGTGCATCCAGGTGTTCTACCGCCTGCTCGATGGTTGGGCCGACCTCTATGTACTGGACGAGTACAACACGCTCTGGCAGCAGCGCCTGCCCTTGCAGGACGAACCGCACCTGCTGCTGCCCCTGCAGCGTTTCCTGCAATCGATGGTGATGCGCCGCGACGCGCAGCTGCCATTGGACAGCCTGCAGCAGGCCTCGCTGGACATTCTCTATTACCAGTTGCTGCCTTCAGGCATCGGCAAGGCCCGCGGGCTGGAGCCACGGCAGGCGCCAGCCGATGGGCGCGACCGGCCGTACTACGAGGTTCAGGCGATTCTCCAGGCCGGCACGGGTGACGAAGTGCACGTCACACTCTATTGCGACCAGCAGGAATACTCCGAGTTGGAGCACGGCGATCAGCTGTACAGCGTGGTCGCCCGGCAGATCCTGCGCCAACGGCGCAGCGCCGGGAGCTACCGCTGTTACATCACCGACCTTGATCTCTCCGAGCTGCTGGGTGACGACCAGGGTTCGACCAGCTTGTACCTGCGCTACAAGGGTGAATTGGAACAAGCGCTCAATGACGGGTTGGAACGCTTGCAAGCGACACTGGAACCCTGAGAAACATCTCACTTCCAGGAAGGACTTCTCGCTGCCAAGCGATGTTTTGTGGGAAGCATCCTACGCGCTCTCCAACAAACCAAACGAGAGTGCTGTCATGAACAAAGAACACTGGATGGGCGCCTACCCTGAGCTGGGGCGCTTGCGCATCGATCAACTGATCCTGCCCGGCACCCATGATTCCGGCATGGACAAGCAGGCCAATGGTCTTTCTCTGCCGAACGAGATCACACAGGATGTGCCCTGCATCGAACAGATTCGCGGGGGCATTCGAGTACTGGACCTGCGCGTGAGGGCATACCCACAACACGCGCAGACCTCCGCCCTGCACTTTCAACTGTTCCACCTGAATTCATCCGGGCGCACGATCAAGGAAGATATCGTCGACGCATTGAATGGTTTCTATGAAAACCCGGACAATGCCAAGGAAATCGTTATTCTCGATTTTCATGAATTCAGCCGCTTCGACCCCGACGAACACCGGCTGCTGCAGGCGCTGCTCGCCGAGCTGGGCCCACGCATGATCCCGTATTCATTGCATGGGCTGACACTGGACGAGCTATGGCGCGAGCACCCGGGCAGAACGGTGGTGATTGGTTATGATCAAGGCCGCACCCCACCCGAGTACTGGCCAAGCGTCAGCCATCGCTGGATTGGAAAAAATACGCCCAGTACCAGCACATTGAAGGTGTACATGGACCAAGTGGCAGGGTACGGCGAATCGGGCTTGCCATTGACTTCGATCCAATGCGCCAAATACGTCTGGCCCTTCTTCGTGCCGGACGACTTTCACGACAAGATCGACGAATGGTTCGAGTCCCGCGACCTGAACAGCTACATCCAGCACTTCCGGATCATCAATACCGACTGGTCGCTACGAGGCAGGATCGTGGACAACTGCATCCATGCCAACCGCCTGCGCGCATCGGCCATGGGCTGATGCAGCTAACCGCCCCATCTCCGTTCAAAGGTCAAAATCGCCCGCAGCCTCTGGCTGGTACTCGACGGCCAGCAGCTCGAGCTTGAGCGTCTTGCCGCCCGGTGCTGGCCAGTCGATCTGGTCGCCCACCGACAAGCCCAGCAGCGCGCAGCCGATCGGTGCGAGAATCGAGACATTGCCTTCCGGCCCTGCGTCCTTTGGGTAGACCAGGGTCAGGTGGTAATCCTTGCCACTGGCGATTTCACGGCAATGCACGCGGGAATTCATGGTGACCACGCCGGCCGGCACTTCCTCATGGCCAACCACCTGTTCGGCGCGGTCCAGCTCGTCCTGCAGGGCGAGCACACCAGGGGTGCTTTCATCGAGGCTGTCGAGCAGGCGCTCGAGACGCTGCACGTCCAAGCGGGTGAGGATGAGGGAGGGCTTGGTGCTCATGATCCAGTCAGACTCCTTTGAACAGGCGATTTTCCACAGACAGATAAAGCAAAACCCCGCCCAAGGGCGGGGTTTGCGAAATGCTTCTGGCGTCGATGACGCAGAACCTGACACTACCACAGCGGGGCAAATACACAAGCCCGCAAGAAACTTGTGGCTATCGCCCGGACCGGGCCTTGAGCACCTCGGCCTCGCGGCAGATCTGCCGGCGTCGTTCATCGTCGGCCGCGCGCCACTCGCGGATATGCTCGACATGGCGGTGGCAGCCGGTGCAAACCTTGTGCTCGTCTAGCCGACACACACTGATACAAGGTGACGGCACCGCCGGGCTGACATTGCTGTAGAGCGGCTTGGGCGGTCGAGGCAGGTCACTCATCTCAGATCTCGTCGAAATCCAGCTTCTCGCCGGCCCGCTCCCAGACGATGCGCTCGAGCATTTCACCAAGCAGTTCCTCGGTCTTCTCGCACACCCACTTGCCGGTTTCTTCGTCGTAGTCGAAGTGGAAACCGCCAGAACGGTCGGCCAGCCACAACTGCCGCAGCGGCTCCTGGCGGCTGAAGATCAGCTGGCTGCCATTGTCGAACTTGATGGTCAGCACACCAGCGGAGTTCTCCATGTCCAGGTCCAGGTCGCTCTCGTCGAACAGGTCTTCCAGGGCCTGTTGGGTCGCGTCGACCAGATCGTGGAAACGCGCTTCGCTCAAACTCATTGCAGGAACCTCGAAAAATGGCTGCATTACAAGCAAGGCGGGGAAGATACGGGCGCCGGCCGCTGAATGCAAAGACTAGCGGATGCCTGCACTTGCCCTTTCGCGGGTAAACCCGCTCCCACAGCTGCGGCGGCGCCCCACTGTGGGAGCGGGTTTACCCGCGAAGAGGCCGGCATCGACCACACGAAGGATAGCCCGCCAGGCGGGTCGGCACTTGCATAGGCAATCGGGTGGTCGCTCGGTATACTCGGCCGCAATACTGCATATTTCCAAGGATTTCACCCATGAAACGCCTGATTTCCTCCATCGCGGCGCTGGTCGCGGTTGCTTGCCTCGTTTCGGCCTGCGGTCAGAAAGGCCCCCTGTACCTGCCCGAAGATGGCAAGAACGGCAAAGGCCCTCGCAAGTCGCACCAGCAGCACCAGCATGCCCAACCGGCCCAGCAGCAGGCACCGGAGCAGCAAGAGCAGGCCGAGCCGTCTCCCGCGCCGTAAGGAAATCCCATGGATGCATTCAACTACCGCGGCGGCGAGCTGTTCGCGGAAGGGGTGGCCCTGTCGGCCGTCGCCGAACGCTTCGGCACGCCGACCTACGTGTACTCCCGCGCCCACATCGAGGCCCAGTACCGTAGCTACACCGACGCCCTGCAGGGCGTCGAGCACCTGGTCTGCTTCGCGGTCAAGGCCAACTCCAACCTGGGCGTCCTGAACCTGCTGGCGCGCCTGGGCGCGGGCTTCGACATCGTCTCCGGCGGTGAGCTGGAGCGCGTGCTGGCCGCCGGTGGACGGGCCGATCGCGTGGTGTTCTCCGGTGTCGGCAAGACCCGCGACGACATGCGCCGTGCCCTGGAAGTCGGCGTGCACTGCTTCAACGTCGAGTCCACCGACGAGCTCGAACGCCTCCAGGTCGTCGCCGCCGAGATGGGCAAGACAGCCCCGGTCTCGCTGCGCGTGAACCCGGACGTCGATGCTGGCACCCACCCGTACATCTCCACCGGCCTCAAAGAGAACAAGTTCGGTATCGCCATCGCCGACGCCGAAGCCATCTACGTGCGCGCCGCGCAGTTGCCCAACCTGGAGGTGGTCGGCGTCGACTGCCACATCGGTTCTCAGCTGACCACCGTCGAACCCTTCCTCGATGCCCTCGATCGCCTGCTGGTGCTGGTCGACCGCCTGGCCGAGTGCGGCATCCACCTGCGCCACCTCGACCTCGGTGGCGGTGTCGGTGTGCGTTATCGCGACGAACAGCCCCCGGTACTGGCCGACTACATTCAAGCCATCCGTGAACGCGTCGGCGACCGTGAGCTGGCCCTGGTGTTCGAGCCGGGCCGCTACATCGTCGCCAACGGCGGCGTGCTGCTGACCCGCGTGGAATACCTCAAGCACACCGAGCACAAGGACTTCGCCATCATCGACGCGGCGATGAACGACCTGATCCGCCCGGCCCTGTACCAGGCCTGGATGGATGTCAGCGCGGTCAAGCCCCGCGAAGGCGAAGGCCGTGCATACGACCTGGTCGGCCCGATCTGCGAGACCGGCGACTTCCTGGGCAAGGACCGTGTACTGGACCTGGCCGAAGGTGATCTGCTGGCCGTCCGCTCCGCGGGCGCCTATGGTTTCGTCATGAGTTCGAACTACAACACCCGTGGCCGTTGCGCCGAAGTGCTGGTCGACGGCGACCAGGCCTTCGAAGTGCGTCGCCGCGAGACCGTCGCCGAATTGTTCGCCGGCGAAAGCCTGCTGCCGGAGTAAGCCCATGCTGCTGCGTTTCACCAAGATGCACGGGCTGGGCAACGACTTCATGGTCCTCGACCTGGTCAGCCAGCACGCCCATATCCAACCCAAGCACGCCAAGCAATGGGGCGATCGCAACACCGGCATCGGCTTCGACCAGTTGCTGATCGTCGAGGCCCCCAGCAACCCGGACGTGGACTTCCGCTATCGGATCTTCAACGCCGACGGTTCCGAGGTCGAACAGTGCGGCAACGGTGCGCGCTGCTTCGCCCGCTTCGTGCTGGACAAGCGCCTGACCGCGAAGAAGCGTATCCGCGTCGAAACCAAGGGCGGCATCATCGAACTGGATGTGCGCAACGATGGCCAGGTCTGCGTCGACATGGGCCCGCCGCGTTTCGTGCCCGCCGAGATCCCATTCATCGCCGACGCGCAGGCGCTGAGCTACCCGCTCGAGATCGATGGCCAAGTGCACCAGATTGCCGCCGTTTCCATGGGCAACCCGCATTCGGTGCTGCGCGTCGATGACGTACGCACCGCGCCAGTCCATGAGCTTGGGCCGAAGATCGAGCACCACCCGCGCTTCCCGCAGCGGG includes the following:
- the lptM gene encoding LPS translocon maturation chaperone LptM; translation: MKRLISSIAALVAVACLVSACGQKGPLYLPEDGKNGKGPRKSHQQHQHAQPAQQQAPEQQEQAEPSPAP
- a CDS encoding DUF1289 domain-containing protein, with amino-acid sequence MSDLPRPPKPLYSNVSPAVPSPCISVCRLDEHKVCTGCHRHVEHIREWRAADDERRRQICREAEVLKARSGR
- the rnk gene encoding nucleoside diphosphate kinase regulator encodes the protein MSTKPSLILTRLDVQRLERLLDSLDESTPGVLALQDELDRAEQVVGHEEVPAGVVTMNSRVHCREIASGKDYHLTLVYPKDAGPEGNVSILAPIGCALLGLSVGDQIDWPAPGGKTLKLELLAVEYQPEAAGDFDL
- the dapF gene encoding diaminopimelate epimerase → MLLRFTKMHGLGNDFMVLDLVSQHAHIQPKHAKQWGDRNTGIGFDQLLIVEAPSNPDVDFRYRIFNADGSEVEQCGNGARCFARFVLDKRLTAKKRIRVETKGGIIELDVRNDGQVCVDMGPPRFVPAEIPFIADAQALSYPLEIDGQVHQIAAVSMGNPHSVLRVDDVRTAPVHELGPKIEHHPRFPQRVNAGFIQVVDRHRANLRVWERGAGETQACGTGACAAAVAAIAQGWMDSPVTIDLPGGRLGIEWAGPGKPVLMTGPAVRVFEGQVRL
- the lysA gene encoding diaminopimelate decarboxylase, whose protein sequence is MDAFNYRGGELFAEGVALSAVAERFGTPTYVYSRAHIEAQYRSYTDALQGVEHLVCFAVKANSNLGVLNLLARLGAGFDIVSGGELERVLAAGGRADRVVFSGVGKTRDDMRRALEVGVHCFNVESTDELERLQVVAAEMGKTAPVSLRVNPDVDAGTHPYISTGLKENKFGIAIADAEAIYVRAAQLPNLEVVGVDCHIGSQLTTVEPFLDALDRLLVLVDRLAECGIHLRHLDLGGGVGVRYRDEQPPVLADYIQAIRERVGDRELALVFEPGRYIVANGGVLLTRVEYLKHTEHKDFAIIDAAMNDLIRPALYQAWMDVSAVKPREGEGRAYDLVGPICETGDFLGKDRVLDLAEGDLLAVRSAGAYGFVMSSNYNTRGRCAEVLVDGDQAFEVRRRETVAELFAGESLLPE
- the cyaY gene encoding iron donor protein CyaY, translating into MSLSEARFHDLVDATQQALEDLFDESDLDLDMENSAGVLTIKFDNGSQLIFSRQEPLRQLWLADRSGGFHFDYDEETGKWVCEKTEELLGEMLERIVWERAGEKLDFDEI